The bacterium genome contains the following window.
TTGTTAAAAAGCTTGTCCCGGCATATGCTGCCTCTTGTCCCAAAACCCTATCTAGCTCTATTGGATGTCCTATTGATTCGTGAATCTGCAAGGCAAGCTGGGCTTTGTCTAAAATAATGGTTTTCTTTCCAGAAGGACATTTTTCTGCCTTAAGCAATTCTATTGCCTCATCTTTTATTCTTTCTGCATTTCCAAGAAAATCTACCTCTTCAATAAACTCATATCCGCCTGTTATAAAATCTCCCCCAAAATTATTCGGATATGAGCGTGTTTGAACCTCTCCATTACTAACCGCATTACAGGTTATTCCACCTCCACAGCTTATAATCTTTTGAGAAATAAAAGAGCCCTCTGTATTTGCAAAAAATTTTTCTTCAGAAAATGAGAAAATTGACCCTTCTTTTGTCTTTATTTTGGGATTTTTCCCCATAAGCTTGTCACATTCAAGCAAAAGCCCTATTTTCTTTTCAACACTAACATTAAATGGGTCTATTTTACAGGGAGTTTCATAGCTATCTACAATGGGCTTATCTCTTTCAAAAGAAATATCACTTTTTTTGGAAACACTTGAGCTTTTTGCAATCTCTATAGCCTTTTTTACTATGTTTTCGGCTTCCTCTATTCTGGAGGACGAGGCAAATCCCCAAGCACCATCCTTTAAAACCCTTATTCCCAAACCCATCTCTTCACCAAAGAGTGGATAAACGCATCCATCCTTTACAGTAATAGATTCTGTCTTTCTCATTACAACCCTGGCATCTGCATAACTTGCAGCAAGTAGCCTTGCCCAATCAACCGCATTCTTTAAAATATGCTCCATCTTTCAATCACTGCTTTTAATCGGCGGTTTTTTAAATCATAGCCTACCTAAATAGATATAGTATAATCTCTTGCCTAAAACTTCCACAATTTTTTTATTAGACTAAAAAGCTTTA
Protein-coding sequences here:
- a CDS encoding TldD/PmbA family protein yields the protein MEHILKNAVDWARLLAASYADARVVMRKTESITVKDGCVYPLFGEEMGLGIRVLKDGAWGFASSSRIEEAENIVKKAIEIAKSSSVSKKSDISFERDKPIVDSYETPCKIDPFNVSVEKKIGLLLECDKLMGKNPKIKTKEGSIFSFSEEKFFANTEGSFISQKIISCGGGITCNAVSNGEVQTRSYPNNFGGDFITGGYEFIEEVDFLGNAERIKDEAIELLKAEKCPSGKKTIILDKAQLALQIHESIGHPIELDRVLGQEAAYAGTSFLTIDKMNSFKYGSEIVQVFADATIPKGLGTFAYDDEGIPAQRIPIIKNGIFVGYLTSRETASTIGQKSNGTMRADGWNRIPLIRMTNINLEPGEWKLEDLIADTDDGLFFETNKCWSIDNKRLNFQFGCEVAREIKGGKMGRLFKDPVYTGITPVFWSSCDAITNKDNWHIYGLPNCGKGQPGQKMYVGHGVSPARFRDVEVL